The following are encoded together in the Flavobacteriales bacterium genome:
- a CDS encoding NAD(P)/FAD-dependent oxidoreductase — MKNHHQVLIIGGGTAGIMVAAQLLKKHNAMDIAIIEPATTHYYQPAWTLVGAGTFDFNKTARPMSSVMPKGVTWLKEYATGFKPESNTVTTGKGEYTYDVLVVAPGLVMAPELIEGLPEALANKTAVSNYTDPEEVWRQIKNFKGGNAVFTQPTTPIKCGGAPQKIAYLAADYFQKNGLKDKTNVVFATPGSVIFGVKPIAHTLMEVINRYDIHLKTHYAPVKIDSVNKVVTFKYVAPDQNMCVINETNDLEERLEGDSTIKMPFDLLHIAPPQTAPKFVKESTLVNEAGWLNVDTGTMQHKYFPNIFGLGDVAALPTAKTGAAIRKQVPVVVENIQRVLQNKAISDKTYNGYSSCPLVTGYGKMVLAEFDYASNFTPDPKLKQMLVFNSDKEHWRLWMLKKYMLPYLYWNKMMKGEQV, encoded by the coding sequence ATGAAAAATCATCATCAAGTACTCATAATTGGAGGCGGCACCGCAGGAATAATGGTGGCAGCCCAATTATTGAAGAAGCACAACGCGATGGACATTGCCATTATTGAGCCAGCCACCACACATTATTATCAGCCTGCTTGGACCTTGGTGGGAGCAGGAACTTTTGATTTCAATAAAACGGCCCGACCAATGTCGTCTGTGATGCCCAAGGGCGTTACATGGCTAAAGGAATACGCCACTGGTTTTAAACCCGAAAGCAACACCGTTACCACCGGAAAGGGAGAATACACCTACGATGTATTGGTGGTGGCGCCCGGCCTGGTAATGGCTCCCGAACTGATTGAAGGATTACCCGAGGCATTGGCCAACAAGACCGCGGTTTCCAACTACACCGACCCAGAGGAAGTGTGGCGGCAGATCAAGAATTTCAAAGGTGGAAATGCGGTGTTCACCCAACCTACCACGCCTATTAAGTGCGGTGGTGCGCCACAGAAGATCGCTTATCTGGCGGCAGATTACTTTCAGAAAAATGGCCTGAAGGATAAGACCAATGTGGTATTTGCCACACCCGGTTCGGTGATCTTCGGTGTAAAACCCATTGCGCATACGCTGATGGAGGTGATCAACCGCTACGACATTCACCTGAAGACGCACTACGCGCCCGTGAAGATCGATAGCGTGAACAAGGTCGTTACCTTCAAATACGTTGCTCCCGATCAGAACATGTGTGTGATCAACGAGACCAACGATCTGGAAGAACGTCTAGAAGGCGATTCCACCATTAAAATGCCATTCGACCTACTACATATTGCACCGCCACAAACAGCACCGAAATTCGTCAAGGAGTCAACGCTTGTAAACGAAGCCGGTTGGTTGAATGTGGACACCGGCACCATGCAACATAAGTACTTCCCCAACATTTTCGGCCTTGGTGATGTGGCCGCATTGCCTACCGCAAAGACCGGTGCCGCCATTCGCAAACAGGTGCCTGTGGTAGTGGAGAACATTCAGCGCGTATTGCAGAACAAGGCCATCAGCGATAAGACCTACAACGGTTACTCTTCGTGCCCTTTGGTAACGGGCTACGGTAAAATGGTGCTGGCCGAATTCGATTATGCAAGCAATTTTACACCCGACCCAAAATTGAAACAAATGCTTGTCTTCAATTCCGATAAGGAACATTGGCGCTTGTGGATGCTGAAGAAATACATGCTTCCGTACCTGTATTGGAACAAAATGATGAAGGGCGAACAAGTATAG